A genomic window from Rhodococcus sp. KBS0724 includes:
- a CDS encoding muconate/chloromuconate family cycloisomerase, which yields MTDLSIFSLETTILDVPLVRPHKFATTSMTAQPLLLVAIRTSDGVIGYGEGVVPGGPWWGGESVETMQVIIEKYIAPVVVGRRVDQITAIMADIEKVVANARFAKAAVDVALHDAWARSLGVPVHTLLGGAFRESVDVTWALGAAPADEIIEEAHEKLESRLNFSFKLKMGALDPAVDVARIVRIAQALDGHAGVRVDVNARWDRFTALRYLPQLAEGGVELIEQPTPADQIEVLAELSRLLPIPVMADESVQTPHDALEIARRSAADVIALKTTKCGGLQRSREIVAIAKAAGIACHGATSIEGPIGTAASLHFACAEPGINFGTELFGPLLFSEELLQEPLKYSEGQLHLPAGPGLGVELNMDAVKTWTRN from the coding sequence ATGACAGACCTGTCGATCTTCTCCTTGGAGACGACCATCCTCGACGTTCCTCTGGTTCGCCCCCACAAGTTCGCCACTACGTCGATGACGGCGCAGCCGTTGTTGCTGGTCGCGATCCGCACCTCCGACGGAGTGATCGGATACGGCGAAGGTGTCGTACCGGGCGGTCCGTGGTGGGGCGGCGAATCGGTGGAGACGATGCAGGTCATCATCGAGAAGTACATCGCGCCGGTGGTGGTCGGCAGGCGCGTGGATCAGATCACCGCGATCATGGCCGACATCGAAAAAGTTGTTGCCAATGCACGATTCGCGAAGGCCGCCGTCGACGTCGCGTTGCACGACGCGTGGGCTCGTAGCCTGGGAGTCCCCGTGCACACGCTGCTCGGCGGGGCTTTCCGCGAGAGCGTCGACGTGACGTGGGCACTGGGTGCTGCGCCGGCGGACGAGATCATCGAGGAAGCTCACGAAAAGCTGGAATCCCGGCTCAATTTCAGCTTCAAACTCAAGATGGGTGCACTCGATCCAGCGGTCGACGTCGCGCGCATCGTCAGGATTGCGCAGGCGCTCGACGGTCATGCCGGCGTCCGCGTCGACGTCAACGCGCGATGGGATCGCTTCACAGCACTGCGGTACCTGCCACAACTCGCCGAGGGCGGAGTCGAACTGATCGAACAGCCCACTCCGGCAGACCAAATCGAGGTCCTCGCCGAACTCAGTAGGCTTCTACCGATTCCGGTCATGGCCGACGAGAGCGTCCAGACCCCACACGACGCGTTGGAAATCGCCCGCCGGAGCGCCGCCGATGTCATCGCCCTCAAGACCACCAAGTGCGGTGGCCTCCAGCGCAGCCGCGAGATCGTCGCGATTGCCAAGGCCGCGGGTATTGCGTGCCACGGTGCGACGTCCATCGAAGGGCCGATCGGCACAGCGGCTTCGTTGCACTTCGCGTGCGCCGAGCCGGGAATCAACTTCGGAACAGAGCTTTTCGGCCCGCTGCTCTTCAGCGAGGAATTGCTTCAGGAACCGTTGAAGTATTCCGAGGGTCAGTTGCACCTCCCCGCCGGGCCTGGCTTGGGAGTCGAACTGAACATGGACGCCGTCAAGACCTGGACCAGGAACTAG
- a CDS encoding AraC family transcriptional regulator, protein MVDSMIGTAPRDWDEACHAVSDAYFPHTLTPLSRHAASGVGVCTTELGPLRIAHIRWGADVAVESDHPGAYGVNIPLSGELESVFAGSHVLSTQGVATVCPPDITTRITRWSADCEIVGVRMDREYLDREMEKVLGRPGMHLPDQVDLRGDDGARWLKFVRSLSDQILGPVGLLHNELVAGQLSGAVVTAFVLAAMPESEDAVRHARPRIVKRVLDEIHDDPARVWTAAEMAEVAGVSVRRLQEGFRQYVGRSPSECLLDIRLERVHADLVDADDSTTVTDVAVRWGFTHTGRFASSFRRKYGLLPSEVLRR, encoded by the coding sequence ATGGTCGACTCCATGATCGGTACAGCTCCCCGCGACTGGGACGAGGCGTGTCATGCGGTTTCGGACGCCTATTTTCCGCACACGCTGACGCCGTTGTCGCGGCATGCGGCCAGTGGAGTCGGGGTGTGCACCACCGAGTTGGGACCGCTGAGGATCGCTCATATTCGGTGGGGAGCAGACGTCGCCGTCGAATCCGATCATCCCGGCGCCTATGGCGTGAACATCCCGCTCTCGGGTGAGCTCGAGTCGGTCTTCGCGGGCTCCCACGTGCTCTCGACGCAGGGGGTTGCGACGGTATGTCCGCCCGACATCACCACAAGAATCACGCGGTGGAGTGCGGACTGCGAGATCGTCGGAGTCCGGATGGACCGCGAGTACCTCGACCGTGAGATGGAGAAGGTTCTCGGCAGGCCCGGAATGCACTTGCCTGATCAGGTGGATCTTCGGGGAGACGACGGAGCCAGATGGCTGAAATTTGTTCGCTCACTGTCGGATCAGATACTCGGCCCAGTCGGACTGCTGCACAACGAACTGGTGGCGGGTCAGCTCTCCGGCGCCGTGGTCACGGCATTCGTCCTTGCAGCAATGCCCGAAAGTGAGGATGCGGTGCGACACGCCAGGCCACGCATCGTCAAGCGGGTGCTCGACGAGATACACGACGACCCGGCCCGCGTGTGGACCGCAGCGGAGATGGCCGAAGTGGCCGGTGTCAGCGTACGGAGATTGCAAGAAGGGTTTCGGCAGTACGTGGGCCGGAGTCCGTCGGAATGCCTGCTCGACATCCGTCTCGAGCGGGTCCATGCAGATCTGGTGGACGCCGACGACTCGACGACGGTCACCGATGTCGCTGTGAGATGGGGTTTTACGCACACCGGACGGTTCGCGTCTTCCTTTCGGCGGAAGTACGGCTTGCTGCCTTCCGAAGTGTTGCGGCGTTAG
- a CDS encoding benzaldehyde dehydrogenase encodes MTNLLAHQQWHGKIFDGQWIDGGGDTVESVEPATGEVLGVIGTATVADIDRAAHIASAAQPSWAATIGQARASVIRKAAQILEAERAEVERWLIREGGSVPGKAAFEVDLVISELWEASALPTQPFGHLLPASQEGRTSIGRRVPLGVVGVISPWNFPLLLAMRAVAPALALGNGVVLKPDVQTAISGGAVIAELFTAAGLPEGLLHVLAGDAEPGQALCESPNIAMVSFTGSTAVGRQVGATAGRTLKRVSLELGGNNALIVLDDADLDAASSAGAWGSFLHQGQVCMTAGRHIVLESVADQYLDLLAKRASVLPVGDPNTGNVALGPLINARQIANVDRIVQGTKAAGAEIRAGGTYEGLFYQPTVLAGVTSDMPAFREEIFGPVAPVVVVKDEDEAVRLANDSEYGLVAAIQTGSVERGERIADRLRTGIVHINDQTLNNDAYAPFGGAGASGNGARFGTQSSWDEFTTWQWRTSRPAAQTFPF; translated from the coding sequence ATGACGAATCTGCTCGCTCATCAGCAATGGCACGGAAAGATCTTCGACGGCCAATGGATCGACGGGGGCGGTGACACCGTCGAGTCCGTCGAACCGGCTACCGGCGAGGTGCTCGGTGTGATCGGGACGGCGACTGTTGCGGATATCGATCGAGCGGCACACATCGCGTCGGCCGCGCAGCCGTCGTGGGCGGCCACGATCGGGCAGGCCCGAGCTTCGGTGATCCGTAAGGCGGCGCAGATTCTGGAAGCCGAGCGAGCCGAGGTGGAGCGCTGGTTGATTCGTGAAGGTGGCTCCGTACCAGGGAAAGCCGCGTTCGAAGTTGATCTTGTCATCTCCGAACTGTGGGAGGCGTCGGCACTACCGACACAGCCGTTCGGACACCTCCTGCCTGCCAGCCAGGAGGGGCGTACGAGCATCGGTCGCCGGGTGCCCCTGGGCGTGGTCGGCGTGATCAGCCCGTGGAACTTCCCGCTGCTCCTCGCCATGCGCGCTGTCGCACCCGCCTTGGCGCTCGGAAATGGCGTCGTTCTCAAACCGGACGTTCAAACTGCGATCAGCGGTGGCGCGGTCATCGCGGAATTGTTCACGGCAGCAGGTCTTCCCGAAGGTCTCCTGCATGTGCTCGCCGGTGACGCGGAGCCTGGTCAGGCATTGTGCGAGAGCCCGAACATCGCGATGGTGTCCTTCACGGGTTCGACCGCCGTCGGCCGTCAGGTCGGAGCAACGGCCGGACGCACGCTCAAGCGTGTCTCGCTCGAACTGGGCGGGAACAATGCTCTGATCGTCCTCGACGACGCAGACCTCGATGCCGCGAGTTCGGCGGGTGCGTGGGGATCGTTCCTGCATCAGGGCCAGGTCTGCATGACCGCGGGCCGACACATCGTGCTGGAGTCGGTCGCCGATCAGTACCTGGACCTGCTGGCCAAGCGTGCCTCGGTCCTACCCGTCGGGGATCCCAATACAGGCAACGTCGCTCTCGGTCCGCTCATCAACGCGAGGCAGATTGCCAACGTCGATCGAATCGTCCAGGGCACCAAGGCGGCCGGCGCCGAAATCCGCGCCGGTGGAACCTACGAAGGGCTGTTCTATCAGCCGACCGTCCTGGCCGGTGTCACCTCGGACATGCCCGCGTTCCGCGAAGAGATTTTCGGACCCGTGGCGCCCGTCGTGGTCGTCAAGGACGAAGACGAGGCCGTCAGACTTGCCAATGACAGCGAATACGGTCTGGTAGCGGCCATTCAAACAGGATCGGTGGAACGCGGCGAGCGGATCGCGGACCGTCTGCGGACCGGCATAGTGCACATCAACGATCAGACGTTGAACAACGATGCCTATGCACCATTCGGCGGTGCGGGTGCCTCCGGAAACGGCGCGAGATTCGGAACTCAAAGCAGCTGGGACGAATTCACCACCTGGCAGTGGCGAACCAGCCGGCCCGCCGCCCAGACCTTCCCGTTCTGA
- a CDS encoding flavin reductase family protein → MEQNQLRGIFGQFASGVTVITCTNADGQPHGATVTAFTAISLEPRLCQITMTRKSKACGYLGNAPFAVNILASDQVDTAMHFAGRPQRTEPRWIDGPTAPLLDGAAATISCVPWNEYDGGDHIIFIGEIVDAQSSGKDPLLFYRSTFHDLGATSSTTVWNGSQDDPHSGWFDATTSFTPIHLQPAPQTI, encoded by the coding sequence ATGGAACAAAATCAGCTTCGAGGAATCTTCGGTCAATTCGCGAGCGGCGTCACCGTCATCACCTGCACCAATGCCGACGGCCAACCGCACGGAGCCACCGTCACCGCATTCACGGCCATTTCCCTGGAACCGCGACTGTGCCAGATCACGATGACTCGCAAGTCCAAGGCATGCGGCTACCTCGGCAACGCGCCGTTTGCCGTCAACATCCTTGCCTCCGACCAAGTGGACACGGCCATGCATTTTGCCGGCCGACCGCAGCGCACCGAACCGAGGTGGATCGACGGACCGACCGCTCCCTTGCTCGACGGCGCCGCAGCAACCATCTCGTGCGTCCCGTGGAACGAGTACGACGGCGGTGACCACATCATCTTCATCGGCGAGATCGTCGACGCACAGTCGAGCGGCAAGGATCCACTTCTGTTCTACCGAAGCACTTTTCACGATCTAGGCGCCACCTCGTCGACCACAGTCTGGAACGGCAGTCAGGACGACCCCCACAGCGGGTGGTTCGACGCCACCACCTCGTTCACCCCGATTCATCTTCAGCCCGCACCCCAAACGATCTGA
- a CDS encoding helix-turn-helix domain-containing protein → MSSSNPESVQQWYCEMSETFGGLCPESSVDSVPVGTVSGVSLGDVGAFDISGSPQILRRSTRAAKRHGSDLLKICTVRTGRAILRQSDRELTAPSGAMILYDVERPYALRFDGHWSCTVMTVPRGAMSLTERELNCALARIHDGRRGSGALLQNFISGAVASQVDGSAAGLLGDAGVNLAAAVLVQGFAPATPGSSTREEILRYVLRNLDAPDLSVASIAGALHMSPRTIQRHFGDGGLTLNALIRRERLIRVRRDLTDVSLRHHSISVLAARWCFHDAPAFSRAFKAEFGTAPSEVRH, encoded by the coding sequence ATGTCTTCGAGCAATCCGGAATCTGTGCAGCAGTGGTACTGCGAGATGTCGGAGACGTTCGGTGGCCTGTGCCCCGAGAGTTCCGTCGATAGCGTGCCTGTAGGCACCGTCAGCGGCGTAAGCCTCGGGGACGTAGGCGCTTTCGATATCTCCGGTTCACCTCAGATACTGCGGCGGAGCACGCGCGCAGCAAAGCGACACGGTAGCGATCTGCTCAAGATCTGCACGGTCCGAACCGGGCGAGCGATCCTGCGCCAATCCGACCGCGAATTGACGGCCCCGTCCGGCGCGATGATTCTCTACGACGTGGAGCGTCCGTACGCGTTGCGTTTCGACGGCCACTGGTCGTGCACCGTCATGACCGTACCGCGCGGCGCAATGAGTCTGACCGAACGAGAACTGAATTGCGCGCTCGCGCGCATCCACGACGGCCGGCGCGGATCCGGTGCATTGCTGCAGAACTTCATCTCGGGCGCTGTTGCATCGCAGGTAGACGGCAGCGCCGCAGGGCTTCTCGGAGATGCCGGAGTCAATCTCGCTGCGGCAGTCCTGGTGCAAGGCTTTGCGCCCGCGACACCCGGAAGTTCCACGCGTGAGGAGATCTTGCGATACGTGCTTCGGAATCTGGATGCACCGGACCTCTCGGTCGCGTCGATCGCCGGAGCGCTGCACATGTCGCCGAGAACAATTCAGCGTCATTTCGGAGACGGGGGTCTGACCCTCAACGCGCTGATCCGTCGAGAACGGTTGATCCGTGTACGCCGCGATCTCACCGACGTCTCACTGCGCCATCACTCGATCTCCGTCCTGGCCGCGCGATGGTGTTTCCATGACGCACCGGCGTTTTCGCGTGCGTTCAAAGCGGAATTCGGTACGGCGCCGTCGGAAGTACGTCACTGA
- the catC gene encoding muconolactone Delta-isomerase, translating into MALFHVRMDVDIPRDLDPEVRADTVATEKAYSQDLQRQGKWVHLWRIVGQFSNISIFDVESADELHEILWNLPLFPYMSIEVMPLTQHGSSIK; encoded by the coding sequence ATGGCACTCTTTCACGTTCGGATGGACGTCGATATTCCGCGCGACCTGGATCCGGAAGTTCGCGCCGATACCGTCGCAACGGAGAAGGCGTACTCACAAGACCTTCAGCGCCAGGGCAAGTGGGTTCATTTGTGGCGAATTGTGGGTCAGTTCAGCAACATCAGCATTTTCGACGTCGAGTCGGCTGACGAACTGCACGAGATTCTCTGGAATCTCCCTCTGTTCCCGTACATGAGCATCGAGGTCATGCCGTTGACGCAGCACGGATCTTCGATCAAGTAG
- a CDS encoding IclR family transcriptional regulator, protein MSENDRDYIQSIERGFAVLTAFDEKNPNPSLADLAAETGLSRPAVRRILLTLQKLGYVTGNNSRWSLTPRVLSIGQHFSASHALTQAALPRLLEIAEHTHESASLGVLDGVDVVYAARVPVRRIMSINVSVGTRVPAYATSMGRALLAWAPTEIVDNVIANSTFDALTPTTITDEGAFHTALRVVREQGYALTSEELEDGLISLAAPVRDAGGSVVGVTACSTSAGRTTPEAFRADVAPFLVEKANQLSADMGYRS, encoded by the coding sequence GTGAGCGAGAACGATCGCGATTACATCCAGAGCATCGAGCGTGGATTTGCTGTGCTGACTGCCTTCGACGAGAAGAATCCCAACCCGTCGCTCGCCGATCTTGCCGCCGAAACGGGTCTCTCCCGCCCCGCGGTCCGGCGCATCCTCCTCACGCTGCAGAAGCTCGGATACGTCACCGGCAACAACAGTCGGTGGTCGCTCACCCCACGCGTTCTGAGCATCGGGCAGCACTTCTCTGCATCACATGCTTTGACGCAGGCGGCGCTCCCTCGTCTGTTGGAGATCGCAGAACACACCCACGAGTCGGCGTCGCTCGGGGTGCTCGACGGCGTCGACGTGGTCTACGCCGCGCGTGTACCCGTCCGGCGGATCATGAGCATCAACGTCAGCGTCGGCACCAGAGTGCCTGCATATGCCACCTCCATGGGTCGGGCCCTGCTAGCCTGGGCGCCAACGGAAATCGTCGACAACGTCATCGCGAATTCCACGTTCGACGCCCTCACCCCCACCACGATCACCGACGAAGGCGCATTCCATACCGCCCTTCGGGTGGTACGCGAGCAGGGATACGCGCTCACGTCCGAGGAGCTGGAAGATGGCCTGATTTCCCTCGCTGCTCCCGTCCGCGACGCCGGCGGAAGCGTCGTCGGCGTGACAGCGTGTTCGACCTCGGCGGGGCGCACGACCCCGGAAGCCTTCCGCGCCGACGTCGCGCCTTTCCTCGTCGAGAAGGCAAATCAACTCAGCGCGGACATGGGGTACCGAAGCTAA
- the catA gene encoding catechol 1,2-dioxygenase, whose amino-acid sequence MTTSESPTAVGSGTAATDKFLQERVSADTPPERVSAIAKDVLEALAGVIDKHGITYPEYRVLKQWLIDIGQFGEWPLWLDVFLEHNVEEVAYRGQHGTKGSIEGPYYVADAKTLPAKCELPMRENEVGSKLVFEGQVRDLDGKGLEGATVELWHADDEGYYSHFAPHIPDGNLRGTIVADNEGRFEITTIQPAPYQIPTDGPTGWFIEKAGWHPWRPAHLHLMVKAPGKRTITTQLYFSGGEWIENDVATATKPELILDPKPGADGTNRVTYDFVLDPA is encoded by the coding sequence ATGACCACTTCCGAGAGCCCCACCGCAGTAGGTTCGGGCACTGCCGCCACCGACAAGTTCCTCCAGGAACGAGTCAGCGCGGACACCCCGCCCGAGCGCGTCTCGGCCATCGCCAAGGACGTGCTCGAGGCACTCGCAGGCGTCATCGACAAGCACGGCATCACCTACCCCGAGTACCGCGTCCTCAAGCAGTGGCTCATCGACATCGGCCAGTTCGGCGAGTGGCCCCTGTGGCTGGACGTCTTCCTCGAGCACAACGTCGAGGAGGTTGCGTACCGCGGCCAGCACGGCACCAAGGGAAGCATCGAGGGCCCGTACTACGTTGCCGATGCCAAGACGTTGCCTGCCAAGTGTGAACTTCCGATGCGTGAGAACGAGGTTGGATCGAAGCTGGTCTTCGAGGGCCAGGTTCGCGATCTCGACGGTAAGGGTCTCGAAGGTGCCACCGTCGAGTTGTGGCATGCGGACGACGAAGGCTACTACTCCCATTTCGCGCCGCACATCCCGGACGGCAACCTCCGCGGAACGATCGTGGCCGACAATGAGGGCCGTTTCGAGATCACCACGATTCAACCTGCGCCGTACCAGATCCCGACCGACGGGCCCACCGGCTGGTTCATCGAGAAGGCCGGCTGGCACCCGTGGCGTCCGGCGCACCTGCATCTCATGGTGAAGGCTCCCGGTAAGCGCACGATCACCACCCAGCTCTATTTCTCCGGTGGAGAGTGGATCGAGAACGACGTGGCAACGGCGACGAAGCCCGAACTGATTCTCGATCCGAAGCCGGGTGCCGACGGAACCAACCGGGTCACATACGACTTCGTGCTCGATCCGGCCTGA
- a CDS encoding response regulator transcription factor: protein MTTTIRVFLVDDHLVVRAGLRALLDTQPDVEVVGEASSGEEAATAIPSASPDLVMMDLDMGTGMHGAEAIKRLRNDGVDVPVLVFTTYDTDADVVRAVDAGAIGYLLKDSTPDEIFGAVRGAVAGRSVLSPTVASRLVQQMQRPQEALTARESELLSLLAEGMTNRELGKALFISEATVKTHLGHIYAKLGVDTRSAAVSVALRRDGIR, encoded by the coding sequence GTGACCACCACCATTCGCGTGTTCCTCGTCGACGATCATCTGGTCGTGCGAGCCGGGCTGAGAGCGCTACTGGACACTCAGCCGGACGTCGAGGTGGTCGGCGAAGCATCGTCCGGAGAGGAAGCTGCCACAGCAATACCGTCTGCCTCGCCGGATCTGGTGATGATGGATCTCGACATGGGTACCGGAATGCACGGCGCAGAAGCGATCAAACGGCTTCGAAACGACGGTGTCGACGTTCCCGTACTGGTTTTCACGACGTATGACACCGACGCCGACGTCGTGCGGGCCGTGGACGCCGGTGCCATCGGCTATCTACTCAAGGACTCGACTCCCGACGAGATCTTCGGCGCGGTGCGCGGCGCGGTTGCCGGGCGTAGCGTTCTCTCCCCTACCGTGGCCTCCCGTCTCGTTCAGCAGATGCAGCGCCCGCAGGAAGCGCTCACCGCGCGTGAGTCCGAACTGCTCAGCCTGCTCGCCGAAGGAATGACCAACCGCGAGCTGGGTAAGGCACTCTTCATCAGCGAAGCGACGGTGAAAACCCATCTCGGGCACATCTACGCCAAGCTCGGCGTCGATACCCGCTCTGCCGCAGTGTCCGTCGCACTACGTCGCGATGGAATACGCTGA
- a CDS encoding sensor histidine kinase yields the protein MSTGATTSAELGLRGPLSYAIHASFFVLLSTSGVRYVAVHGTSGRFGVVLVLAVVLAVLYAVMATASSRDVVRQRLWMWPVLSTWAALVWLAPSFAWCAFPVLFLCIRLYPSKIAYPIVGTLGVLAGIAFYRVTGRAELVTLLGPLCTAALVAAAYGQMERDARERLRLLRQVAEAQSALADTERAAGAAAERERLAREIHDTVTQGLASALLRLEAAEQTWNTTGSPSRADIDAAAVNIRTSLMQSRDLVHDLAPTKDGTGDFDALVVAAARQFVPTVRVRTVGESVSLPPDVAHAIVRVVSSASSNIARHAHSETAGVTITYLDDTISVDIFDDGVGFDPEKLSDHSRYGGYGLRAMRSRVAQLGGSFTVESAPGDGTVVAAQFPLERRIR from the coding sequence ATGAGCACTGGAGCCACGACGAGCGCCGAACTCGGACTACGCGGCCCGTTGTCGTATGCGATCCACGCGTCGTTCTTCGTGCTGCTGTCCACGTCCGGCGTTCGGTACGTCGCGGTCCACGGCACCAGCGGACGGTTCGGGGTAGTACTCGTCCTGGCCGTGGTGCTCGCCGTGCTCTACGCCGTCATGGCTACGGCGTCCTCGCGAGATGTCGTTCGCCAGCGGCTGTGGATGTGGCCGGTGCTGAGCACCTGGGCGGCGCTCGTCTGGCTTGCACCGAGTTTCGCCTGGTGCGCATTCCCTGTTCTCTTCCTCTGCATTCGCCTGTACCCGAGCAAGATCGCCTACCCCATCGTCGGGACCCTGGGCGTCCTCGCCGGTATCGCGTTCTACCGGGTCACCGGGCGCGCCGAATTGGTGACCCTACTTGGACCTCTGTGCACGGCTGCACTGGTCGCGGCAGCGTACGGGCAGATGGAACGAGATGCCCGAGAACGCCTTCGGCTTCTGCGTCAGGTGGCGGAAGCTCAGTCTGCATTGGCAGATACCGAACGTGCTGCCGGTGCGGCGGCCGAGCGCGAGCGCCTCGCTCGCGAGATTCACGACACGGTTACCCAGGGCCTCGCGAGCGCCCTTCTTCGACTCGAGGCGGCCGAACAAACTTGGAATACAACGGGTTCACCGTCCCGAGCCGATATCGATGCCGCGGCAGTGAATATTCGTACAAGCCTGATGCAAAGCCGCGACCTCGTCCACGACCTTGCGCCGACCAAAGACGGAACGGGCGACTTCGACGCCCTGGTCGTGGCCGCCGCCCGCCAGTTCGTCCCGACCGTTCGGGTCCGCACCGTCGGTGAATCCGTCAGCCTTCCCCCGGACGTAGCTCACGCCATCGTGCGCGTGGTCTCGAGCGCGTCGTCGAACATCGCCCGCCACGCACACTCTGAAACGGCAGGCGTGACCATCACCTACCTCGACGACACCATCTCCGTCGACATCTTCGACGACGGCGTCGGTTTCGATCCGGAAAAACTCAGCGACCATTCTCGGTACGGTGGGTACGGCCTACGCGCGATGCGAAGCCGCGTCGCGCAGCTCGGCGGATCGTTCACTGTGGAAAGCGCACCGGGAGACGGCACCGTCGTCGCGGCCCAGTTCCCGCTCGAACGGAGGATCCGGTGA
- a CDS encoding heme-binding protein yields MNHRIYTRLPRTLAVAIPVVAILASAACSSTDTPVENMSSTTSISATQQPAATGDSAVVTQNRLSADAAVKAAGAALAKCRADGLGFVTVSVVDRAGNVIAMVRGDNAAQHTVEASREKAYTSAAFGADTSDLTQRTKGDGSTIADLPGTLFLAGGVTVKAGPASIAGIGVGGAPDGMQDQACAAAGRDAIASSLG; encoded by the coding sequence ATGAACCACCGCATTTACACACGACTGCCACGCACCCTGGCTGTCGCCATTCCGGTTGTCGCGATCCTTGCGAGCGCGGCCTGCTCGAGTACCGACACACCCGTGGAGAACATGTCGAGCACGACATCGATTTCTGCCACGCAGCAGCCTGCTGCGACCGGTGATTCGGCGGTTGTCACTCAGAATCGACTCAGCGCCGACGCAGCAGTGAAGGCTGCCGGTGCGGCCCTGGCGAAATGCCGTGCCGACGGACTCGGATTCGTCACCGTCTCCGTCGTCGACCGTGCAGGCAATGTCATCGCCATGGTGCGCGGCGACAACGCAGCCCAGCACACTGTGGAGGCTTCACGCGAGAAGGCATACACCTCTGCAGCTTTCGGGGCCGATACCAGTGACCTCACGCAGCGAACGAAGGGTGACGGATCCACCATCGCCGACCTTCCCGGCACTCTCTTCCTTGCCGGTGGAGTCACAGTGAAGGCTGGACCCGCGTCGATCGCCGGCATCGGTGTCGGTGGCGCTCCGGACGGAATGCAGGACCAAGCGTGTGCTGCTGCGGGGCGAGATGCGATCGCTTCGTCGCTCGGCTGA